The Saccharomyces paradoxus chromosome XV, complete sequence DNA window TCGTTGTCAAAGACATTACTAGGTTTCCAAATAGTGACATCTTCATAATCAACACCAACAGCATAAGGGCTCAAGGCTGTATCCAGAGAACCATAAAAGTACTCTCTTATGGATGTCCTTTGCAAGGACCTCTTGTATACGTCATCAACTGTGGAGATGCCATCCAATTTagggatgaaaaaaatgttattaTTTCCCAATTCTGGGCCAAATGTCTTTCTTACCTTTTCCCAAAGAGGATCAGCCTCGGAGCATAGTACCAGCATAATGTTGATATtgagtttttcaattacaTGATGCAGCTCAACCAAATTTTCATCCAGTTGTGATATTGATGGTGTATCAACAATGCATCCTGATCTCCTGACTTGAGGATCCATATGTAACCTCTGACATACCACTTGACCTAACTGGCTTATACACTCAAGGTATAAATCTTTGTTCTCATTGATCCTTTCTAggccaaaatttttcaccattGGCTGTTTGTTATGTAGTAGTGTGGCACCACTAGTGAGACTCTGACCCCAGGTAGGTAGTTGTGCGTCAAGTATATCCGATATTGGGGTGGCAGATACGCATCCAGGAACAGTGAAGATGGGCTGTTGAGGGTCcaaattgataaatagtGGTTGGTAAGCGTTAAACTTCAAAGCGTACGAACATAGTGTCCTTGACAGGGAGGTTTTCCCGGTTTGCGAATCACCAACAATCATCACTCGAGGGCCTTCAAAATTAGACATCCTTATTTTCTCCAACATAAAGTGTAGattgtatatatatttcataGTATGGTTAGACTTGACAATGATGGTATTCGTAGTTAAATCAGGACACTTCCATACTAGTTCTGTCTCTTCGACGGCGTATATAGGAAACTTCCAGCTCTGAAAAGTATACTCATCATCTACTGCTAACTCGGTGCCAAATATCTCAGCTATACCCGAGTTCACCTTAATTATTAGTTTTCCTTCTGTTTCAAGATCAATTTGCCAATCACTGCCCTT harbors:
- the CLP1 gene encoding cleavage polyadenylation factor subunit CLP1 (Component of the cleavage and polyadenylation factor I (CF I)~similar to YOR250C) — encoded protein: MASLPGIDEHTTSEELITGDNEWHKLVIPKGSDWQIDLETEGKLIIKVNSGIAEIFGTELAVDDEYTFQSWKFPIYAVEETELVWKCPDLTTNTIIVKSNHTMKYIYNLHFMLEKIRMSNFEGPRVMIVGDSQTGKTSLSRTLCSYALKFNAYQPLFINLDPQQPIFTVPGCVSATPISDILDAQLPTWGQSLTSGATLLHNKQPMVKNFGLERINENKDLYLECISQLGQVVCQRLHMDPQVRRSGCIVDTPSISQLDENLVELHHVIEKLNINIMLVLCSEADPLWEKVRKTFGPELGNNNIFFIPKLDGISTVDDVYKRSLQRTSIREYFYGSLDTALSPYAVGVDYEDVTIWKPSNVFDNEVGKVELFPVTITPSNLQHAIIAITFAERRADQVTVIKSPILGFALITEVNEKRRKLRILLPVPGRLPIKAMILTSYRYLE